From Pseudomonas sp. StFLB209, a single genomic window includes:
- a CDS encoding DUF2066 domain-containing protein has protein sequence MRFSSYLLLGCLSLASLPGLAQTVNDLYQVREPVTSQSPQERDRATQAAVQTMVVRLTGNTRAAEGAALAEVRKDPQQIISQYGYEPGPPQTLLVDFDPASTDRALRQAGLPIWGSNRPSILGWWLIDSTEGSNLVGDAQEAAAPLRRAAQHRGLPMQLPLADLSEQGVGTAQHLSASDPGELKQASERYGADAILAVHAREEGGKWQAQWRLWLGEQREQGNVGGDSVEALADAVLLAVTERLAPRFAVKPGATASTLQFEVQGMNLERYAQLMRVLEAMGGKLVLVEGERSTFAVGTSAEQLRNQLGLARLQEIPASEAVPVDASAPATAPTPGAEAGAPVSAGKLYFRW, from the coding sequence ATGCGTTTTTCCAGTTACCTTCTTCTTGGCTGCCTGAGTCTGGCGAGCCTGCCGGGTTTGGCGCAGACCGTGAATGACCTTTATCAAGTCCGCGAACCAGTCACCAGTCAGTCGCCCCAGGAGCGTGACCGGGCTACCCAGGCGGCGGTGCAGACCATGGTGGTGCGCCTGACCGGCAACACCAGGGCCGCCGAGGGGGCGGCGCTGGCCGAGGTGCGCAAGGACCCGCAACAAATCATCAGCCAGTACGGCTATGAGCCTGGCCCGCCGCAGACCCTGCTGGTCGATTTTGACCCGGCCAGCACGGATCGTGCCTTGCGTCAGGCCGGTCTGCCGATCTGGGGCAGCAACCGCCCGAGCATTCTTGGCTGGTGGCTGATCGACTCCACTGAAGGCTCGAATCTGGTCGGCGACGCGCAGGAGGCTGCCGCGCCGCTGCGCCGCGCCGCTCAGCATCGCGGTCTGCCCATGCAGCTGCCGCTGGCCGATCTGAGCGAGCAGGGTGTCGGCACCGCACAGCATCTGTCCGCCAGTGATCCGGGCGAGCTCAAGCAAGCGTCCGAGCGTTACGGCGCTGACGCCATTCTGGCGGTGCATGCCCGTGAAGAGGGCGGCAAGTGGCAGGCGCAGTGGCGCCTGTGGCTGGGTGAGCAGCGTGAGCAGGGCAATGTCGGCGGCGACAGTGTCGAGGCGCTGGCCGATGCCGTGCTGCTGGCGGTTACCGAGCGCCTGGCGCCACGCTTCGCGGTCAAGCCCGGCGCGACCGCCAGTACGCTGCAGTTCGAGGTTCAGGGCATGAACCTTGAGCGTTATGCGCAATTGATGCGGGTGCTCGAAGCCATGGGCGGCAAGCTGGTACTGGTCGAAGGCGAGCGCAGCACCTTTGCGGTCGGGACCAGTGCCGAGCAACTGCGTAACCAGCTTGGTCTGGCCCGTCTGCAGGAAATCCCGGCCAGTGAGGCTGTGCCCGTGGATGCCAGCGCCCCGGCTACAGCCCCGACGCCAGGTGCTGAGGCTGGCGCGCCCGTCAGTGCCGGCAAACTGTATTTCCGTTGGTAA